The following are from one region of the Chitinophagales bacterium genome:
- the pyrC2 gene encoding dihydroorotase has translation MNLFIRSARILDPTSSYHLQTRDIVIEKGVITRIGSRLHNTYGYREITSPGLCVSPGWVDLFAFLGDPGYEHKEDLFTGIAAAASGGFTTVCCMPNTRPPLHSKTEVEYVINKCRNTVVEVKPIGAVSRNCEGTQITEIYDMYEAGAVAFSDGIQSCISAGLTLRALLYIKPFDGLFISHPDDQSIRGSGLVNEGATSTMMGIPGIPAIAEELMVLRDLFLAEYAGSRIHFAYVSSPGSLEHIRKAKAKGLRVSCAVAPYNLLLDESAALEFDTNYKVLPPLKTQKDIKALVKGIQDGVIDVLSSMHIPQDTESKKVEFDLAEFGMTGLETAYAVANTACCGLISDERIVQMLAITPRTILNLPVPTIKKGNHANLTVFDNSLKWVFEEKNIRSKSRNTPFLGREFTGKVLAVVNNNQLFQNP, from the coding sequence ATGAATTTATTTATCCGGTCTGCCCGCATTCTTGATCCCACCTCAAGCTATCATTTACAAACCAGAGATATTGTCATTGAAAAAGGCGTCATTACCCGCATTGGCTCCCGACTGCACAATACGTATGGCTACCGCGAAATTACTTCTCCAGGCTTATGCGTTTCTCCCGGATGGGTTGACCTCTTTGCCTTTTTAGGCGATCCCGGTTATGAACACAAAGAAGACCTCTTCACCGGTATAGCTGCTGCTGCCTCCGGAGGATTTACCACCGTATGCTGCATGCCCAATACCCGTCCTCCCCTGCACTCTAAAACGGAGGTTGAATACGTCATCAACAAGTGCAGAAATACTGTTGTGGAAGTAAAACCCATCGGGGCTGTCAGCCGCAACTGCGAAGGCACCCAGATAACCGAAATCTACGATATGTATGAAGCCGGTGCAGTGGCGTTCTCTGACGGCATTCAGTCATGCATCAGTGCAGGCCTCACACTCCGTGCGCTGCTTTATATCAAACCCTTTGACGGATTATTCATCAGCCATCCCGATGACCAAAGCATCCGGGGCAGCGGACTGGTTAACGAAGGCGCCACCAGCACCATGATGGGCATCCCCGGAATACCGGCTATTGCCGAAGAGTTGATGGTGCTGCGGGATCTTTTTCTTGCTGAATATGCCGGTTCCCGAATACATTTCGCCTATGTGTCATCTCCCGGCTCTCTGGAGCATATCCGCAAAGCCAAAGCCAAAGGTCTGCGCGTAAGCTGCGCTGTTGCTCCCTATAATCTCCTGCTGGATGAAAGTGCAGCACTGGAGTTTGATACCAACTATAAAGTGCTACCTCCTCTTAAAACTCAAAAGGATATCAAAGCCCTCGTCAAAGGCATACAGGACGGAGTGATAGATGTCTTATCCAGCATGCACATTCCCCAGGACACAGAGTCAAAAAAAGTAGAATTTGATCTGGCTGAATTTGGCATGACCGGGCTTGAAACGGCTTATGCAGTGGCGAATACCGCCTGCTGCGGCCTTATTTCTGATGAGAGGATTGTTCAAATGCTCGCCATCACTCCACGCACTATCCTTAATCTGCCGGTTCCCACCATTAAAAAAGGCAACCATGCCAATCTCACGGTTTTTGACAATTCGCTTAAGTGGGTTTTTGAGGAAAAAAATATCCGCTCCAAATCACGAAACACGCCCTTTCTGGGCAGGGAGTTTACAGGGAAAGTGCTGGCAGTGGTCAATAATAACCAACTTTTTCAAAACCCATGA
- a CDS encoding cobalamin adenosyltransferase — protein MKIYTKTGDEGLTSLFGGKRVSKSDLRIESYGTVDELNSWIGLLMDHLEKGHTHKLLNQIQERLFTIGAMLAADPAKPALKKPDLHEEDVVLLEQEMDRMNESLKPLQYFVLPGGHPLVSWCHVARCVCRRAERRVVALHDREPLYLPVIQYLNRLSDYLFVLARYIAWQQGVEERPWKPRKH, from the coding sequence ATGAAAATCTATACCAAAACCGGAGATGAAGGACTTACCTCGCTTTTTGGTGGGAAGCGCGTTTCCAAGAGCGACCTCCGAATTGAAAGCTATGGTACAGTGGATGAGCTGAATTCCTGGATCGGTCTTCTGATGGATCATCTGGAGAAAGGCCATACACATAAGCTCTTGAATCAAATTCAGGAGCGCCTCTTTACCATTGGCGCCATGTTGGCTGCCGATCCGGCTAAGCCGGCCCTGAAAAAGCCTGACCTACATGAAGAAGATGTGGTGCTGCTGGAGCAGGAGATGGACAGAATGAATGAGAGTCTGAAGCCCTTGCAGTATTTCGTCCTTCCGGGCGGGCATCCGCTCGTTTCCTGGTGTCATGTGGCAAGGTGTGTATGCCGCAGGGCTGAAAGGAGGGTGGTTGCGCTGCATGATCGGGAACCATTGTACTTACCGGTGATTCAATATCTCAACAGGCTTTCAGACTATTTGTTTGTGCTGGCCCGATACATTGCCTGGCAGCAGGGAGTTGAGGAGCGCCCCTGGAAGCCGAGAAAACACTGA
- a CDS encoding deoxynucleoside kinase has product MAKKIKEEPEGRPKIKHIAVAGNIGSGKTTLTEKLAQSFKWEAQYEDVENNPYLNDFYEDMPRWSFNLQIYFLNNRFRQIVNIQRGDKTVIQDRTIYEDAHIFAPNLHAMGLMSTRDFENYLSLFKTISSLINPPDLLIYLKASIPTLVSQIQKRGREYEENLRLDYLRRLNEYYDEWASKYREGRLLVIDVDHCNFAEDKSHLGEVINKVQAELYGLF; this is encoded by the coding sequence ATGGCAAAAAAAATAAAAGAGGAACCAGAGGGTCGGCCAAAAATCAAACACATTGCCGTAGCCGGAAATATCGGCTCCGGTAAAACCACACTTACCGAAAAGCTGGCGCAAAGCTTCAAGTGGGAGGCGCAGTATGAAGATGTGGAAAACAACCCTTATCTGAACGATTTTTATGAAGACATGCCCCGCTGGTCCTTCAATCTGCAGATTTACTTTCTCAATAATCGTTTCCGGCAGATTGTAAATATTCAGCGCGGAGACAAAACCGTAATTCAGGACCGTACCATATATGAGGATGCACACATCTTCGCACCCAACCTTCATGCCATGGGGCTTATGTCCACACGTGATTTTGAAAACTACCTCAGCCTCTTCAAAACAATCAGCTCTTTAATAAATCCGCCTGACCTGCTCATTTATCTAAAGGCCTCTATACCCACGCTGGTAAGTCAGATTCAGAAGCGCGGACGTGAATATGAAGAAAATCTGAGGCTGGATTATCTGCGTAGACTCAATGAATATTATGATGAATGGGCCAGCAAATACCGGGAGGGCAGGCTGCTGGTGATTGATGTGGACCACTGCAATTTTGCCGAAGATAAAAGCCACCTTGGAGAGGTAATCAATAAGGTACAGGCAGAGCTATACGGTCTCTTTTAA
- the guaA gene encoding GMP synthase [glutamine-hydrolyzing], whose translation MHEKILIIDFGSQYTQLIARRVRELHVYSEIVPYNRIPQLDESVRGIILSGSPFSVRDREAPDVNLQQLTQNRPLLAVCYGAQLLAAKYGGEIQASQKREYGRANLDKIYKKEGVFHNVSDHSQVWMSHGDTIIKLPETFELLASTGNVEVAAFQSKNGTFRHPVIGLQFHPEVYHTTEGTLILKNFVFGICGCKGTWTPASFIEEAIYQIRNTVRDENVVMGLSGGVDSTVAAELLHRAIGENLYCLFVNNGLLRKNEFESVLHSYKDMGLNIKGIDASRKFLDALAGVVDPEQKRKIIGRVFVEVFQEEASRLPDIRWLGQGTIYPDVIESVSVHGPSATIKSHHNVGGLPEKLHLKVIEPLRFLFKDEVREVGKALNIPAEILNRHPFPGPGLAIRIIGAVNENDIRILQDADEIFIGNLKKRHLYDAVWQAATILLPVQSVGVMGDERTYERVIALRAVTSTDGMTADWAKLPYEFLAETSSEIINKVQGVNRVVYDISSKPPSTIEWE comes from the coding sequence ATGCATGAAAAGATTCTGATTATTGATTTTGGCTCGCAATACACCCAGCTCATCGCAAGGCGTGTGCGTGAGCTGCATGTGTATAGCGAAATTGTGCCGTATAATCGCATTCCTCAGCTGGATGAAAGTGTACGGGGAATTATCCTCTCCGGCAGTCCTTTTTCGGTGCGTGACCGGGAGGCTCCTGATGTGAATCTGCAACAACTGACGCAGAACCGACCGCTCCTTGCGGTATGTTATGGAGCCCAGTTGCTTGCAGCAAAATACGGAGGCGAAATACAGGCTTCTCAAAAACGCGAATACGGCCGCGCCAATCTGGACAAGATTTACAAAAAGGAAGGCGTATTTCACAATGTGAGCGACCATTCTCAGGTGTGGATGTCGCATGGTGATACTATCATCAAACTTCCCGAAACTTTTGAGCTGCTTGCCAGCACCGGCAACGTGGAAGTAGCAGCCTTTCAAAGCAAAAACGGCACCTTCCGGCATCCGGTTATCGGCCTTCAGTTTCATCCGGAGGTATATCACACCACAGAGGGAACACTGATTCTGAAAAATTTCGTTTTCGGCATTTGCGGCTGTAAGGGCACATGGACACCCGCTTCGTTTATTGAAGAGGCTATTTACCAGATACGCAATACCGTGCGGGATGAAAATGTGGTAATGGGCCTATCGGGCGGAGTGGATTCCACGGTAGCTGCTGAGTTGCTGCACCGTGCTATCGGAGAAAATCTGTATTGCCTGTTTGTGAACAACGGCTTGTTGCGGAAAAACGAATTTGAAAGTGTACTGCATTCATACAAAGACATGGGCCTGAACATAAAAGGCATAGATGCAAGCCGGAAATTTCTTGATGCCCTGGCCGGAGTGGTTGACCCTGAGCAAAAACGCAAAATTATAGGTCGCGTTTTTGTTGAGGTGTTTCAGGAAGAAGCTAGCCGGCTTCCTGATATACGCTGGCTGGGGCAGGGCACCATTTATCCGGATGTGATTGAATCGGTTTCGGTGCACGGGCCTTCGGCCACCATCAAATCGCATCATAACGTAGGCGGATTACCTGAAAAGCTGCATCTCAAAGTCATTGAACCGCTACGCTTTTTATTTAAGGATGAGGTAAGAGAAGTGGGAAAAGCCCTTAACATTCCGGCTGAGATATTAAACAGACATCCCTTTCCGGGTCCGGGGCTTGCCATACGCATTATTGGAGCAGTGAATGAAAATGATATCCGGATTCTGCAGGATGCAGATGAAATTTTTATCGGAAATTTAAAGAAACGGCACCTGTATGATGCGGTGTGGCAGGCAGCCACCATTCTGTTGCCGGTGCAGAGCGTGGGGGTAATGGGTGATGAGCGTACCTATGAACGAGTAATTGCCCTGCGGGCAGTCACTTCCACAGATGGCATGACTGCCGACTGGGCTAAGCTGCCCTATGAGTTTCTGGCCGAAACCTCCAGCGAAATAATTAATAAGGTACAAGGAGTCAACAGAGTGGTTTATGATATAAGCTCAAAACCGCCTTCAACTATTGAATGGGAGTAA
- the gatC gene encoding aspartyl/glutamyl-tRNA(Asn/Gln) amidotransferase subunit C: protein MQITDQLFDKIARLAKLEFSEEERKVIIQDMTAILAMMEKLNEVDVSQTDPLVYITEEVNPLRKDQATAGLSRDEVFRNAPLHDGVFFKVPKVINKEE from the coding sequence ATGCAAATTACTGACCAGCTTTTTGATAAAATTGCCCGCCTTGCAAAGCTGGAATTCAGTGAAGAGGAAAGAAAAGTTATCATACAGGATATGACAGCCATCCTGGCTATGATGGAAAAACTCAACGAAGTTGACGTGAGTCAAACGGACCCGCTGGTTTATATTACAGAGGAGGTTAACCCGCTGAGAAAAGATCAGGCTACAGCTGGCCTCTCAAGGGATGAAGTGTTCAGAAACGCTCCATTGCATGACGGGGTATTTTTTAAGGTGCCTAAAGTGATAAATAAAGAAGAATGA
- the trpS-2 gene encoding tryptophan--tRNA ligase, with amino-acid sequence MEKVVSGVRPTGPLHLGNYFGAIQNFIKMQDSFDCFFFVADYHSLTTHPRPADLHANVKEVLATYLACGLDPEKTVLYVQSDLPQIPELFLLLCMIAYKGELERCTTFKDKAARQRDNINAGLLTYPVLMTADVIIHKATKVPVGKDQEQHLEMARNFVNRFNMIYGVSYFPEPYGFSYGDNLIKIPGLDGTGKMGKSEGAHNAIFLADEPAVIRKKIMRAVTDDGPKEKNQPKSVPVQNLFTLMQAVSDAETVKHFEEQYNTCTIRYGEMKKKLAEDIITFTEPIREGILAWRQNEAGLSRIVKQGAEKAAQSAAATIKDVREIIGIRSF; translated from the coding sequence ATGGAAAAAGTAGTAAGCGGAGTACGTCCCACTGGCCCTTTGCATCTTGGAAATTATTTCGGGGCTATTCAGAACTTCATAAAAATGCAGGATTCTTTTGACTGCTTTTTTTTTGTTGCCGATTATCATTCGCTCACCACGCATCCGCGTCCGGCTGATCTGCATGCCAACGTTAAGGAAGTGCTGGCTACCTATCTGGCATGTGGCCTTGATCCGGAAAAAACGGTGCTCTATGTGCAAAGCGACCTGCCGCAGATTCCCGAGCTGTTTCTTTTGTTGTGTATGATTGCCTACAAAGGTGAGCTGGAGCGGTGTACTACATTTAAAGATAAGGCTGCGCGACAGCGCGACAATATCAATGCGGGCCTGTTGACCTATCCGGTGCTGATGACAGCCGATGTGATTATTCACAAAGCCACCAAAGTGCCTGTAGGGAAAGACCAGGAGCAGCATCTGGAAATGGCGCGCAATTTTGTCAACCGGTTCAACATGATTTACGGAGTATCTTATTTCCCGGAGCCTTATGGATTCAGCTATGGAGACAATCTGATTAAAATTCCCGGCCTTGACGGCACCGGCAAGATGGGAAAATCTGAAGGCGCCCACAATGCGATTTTTCTGGCTGATGAGCCGGCTGTAATCAGAAAAAAAATAATGCGTGCAGTCACCGATGACGGTCCGAAAGAAAAAAACCAACCCAAGAGTGTACCGGTGCAAAATCTGTTTACCCTGATGCAGGCCGTCTCTGATGCTGAAACGGTAAAGCATTTTGAAGAACAGTATAACACCTGCACCATCCGCTATGGAGAGATGAAAAAGAAACTGGCTGAAGATATTATTACCTTTACAGAACCCATACGCGAAGGCATCCTTGCCTGGCGGCAAAATGAGGCCGGCCTGAGCCGGATCGTAAAACAGGGAGCTGAAAAGGCAGCTCAAAGTGCAGCCGCCACCATAAAAGATGTCAGGGAAATTATCGGGATAAGAAGTTTTTGA
- a CDS encoding multidrug ABC transporter ATP-binding protein, translating to MNIRVEGLTKNYGPQRAVDNISFEVKAGEILGFLGPNGAGKTTTMKIITCYMAPSSGTVYIGDYNILQHPDEVKRKIGYLPENNPLYTDMYVIEYLEFIAGLQGVPPERISDKVIDMVRKCGLDAEKHKRIGELSKGYRQRVGLAQALIHDPEVLILDEPTTGLDPNQIVEIRKLIKDLGREKTVILSTHILPEVEATCDRILIISNGKIVADGSPDTLRKQAQGQEVIRITVEEADHNQVLPALMALPTVSMAEPLAGRINTYVVQSKPELSSRRAVYELCVKNGWVLTELTPLETKLEDIFRNLTMN from the coding sequence ATGAATATCCGGGTAGAGGGATTGACGAAAAACTATGGTCCGCAGCGGGCGGTTGATAATATCTCCTTTGAGGTAAAAGCAGGTGAAATACTTGGCTTTCTGGGACCCAACGGAGCGGGTAAAACCACCACTATGAAAATTATCACCTGCTACATGGCTCCTTCCTCCGGCACGGTATATATCGGTGATTATAATATTCTGCAGCACCCTGACGAGGTAAAACGCAAAATCGGCTATCTACCGGAGAATAACCCGTTATATACCGATATGTATGTGATAGAATATCTGGAATTCATTGCAGGACTGCAGGGCGTTCCTCCTGAGCGCATCAGCGATAAAGTCATTGACATGGTGCGCAAATGCGGCCTGGATGCCGAAAAACATAAACGCATAGGAGAACTATCAAAAGGTTACCGTCAGCGTGTGGGGCTGGCGCAGGCTCTTATTCATGATCCCGAGGTGCTTATTCTGGACGAGCCCACCACTGGTCTTGACCCGAATCAAATTGTAGAAATCAGAAAACTCATTAAGGACCTGGGCCGTGAGAAAACCGTTATTCTCAGTACGCACATACTTCCTGAGGTTGAGGCAACCTGCGATCGTATTCTGATTATAAGCAATGGTAAAATCGTTGCCGATGGCTCACCGGATACTTTGCGCAAACAGGCTCAGGGGCAGGAAGTAATCCGTATTACGGTGGAAGAAGCTGACCACAACCAGGTGTTGCCAGCATTGATGGCATTGCCCACCGTCTCCATGGCTGAACCTCTGGCAGGAAGGATTAATACTTATGTAGTGCAAAGCAAGCCTGAGCTATCTTCAAGAAGAGCTGTGTATGAACTGTGCGTCAAAAATGGGTGGGTCCTTACTGAATTGACGCCCCTGGAGACCAAACTGGAAGATATCTTCAGAAATCTTACTATGAACTGA
- a CDS encoding macrolide ABC transporter ATP-binding protein, whose product MTPLIALREVTKNYVLGNVIIPALNQITLFIQKNEYLALMGPSGSGKSTLMNILGCLDTPTSGEYILNGKNVGLLNDDQLAAIRNKEIGFVFQTFNLLPRLSALENCMLPLVYAGYKRTQREKRAREVLQAVGLGDRLHHKPNELSGGQRQRVAIARALINNPSIILADEPTGNLDSKTSEEIMAMFDHIHRQGNTVILVTHESDIARHAHRIIRLKDGHIEADQPNPETALIENSP is encoded by the coding sequence ATGACCCCTCTTATTGCGTTAAGGGAAGTTACCAAAAATTATGTGCTGGGCAATGTGATTATACCGGCTCTTAATCAGATAACTCTTTTTATTCAAAAAAATGAATATCTGGCCCTAATGGGACCTTCCGGCTCTGGTAAATCCACTTTGATGAATATTCTGGGTTGTTTGGATACACCAACCAGTGGAGAATATATACTCAACGGAAAAAACGTAGGATTGCTGAATGATGATCAGCTTGCCGCTATCCGCAACAAGGAAATCGGATTTGTATTTCAGACATTCAACCTGCTTCCCCGCCTGAGTGCTCTTGAGAACTGCATGCTGCCATTGGTTTATGCAGGATATAAACGTACCCAACGGGAAAAGCGTGCCAGGGAAGTGTTGCAAGCGGTGGGGCTGGGTGACCGGTTGCATCATAAACCCAACGAACTCTCCGGAGGACAGCGGCAACGCGTAGCTATTGCACGCGCCCTCATCAATAATCCTTCTATTATTCTTGCTGATGAGCCTACCGGCAATCTGGACAGCAAAACCTCTGAAGAGATTATGGCCATGTTTGACCATATCCATCGGCAGGGAAATACCGTTATCCTGGTGACCCATGAGAGCGATATTGCACGGCACGCTCATCGCATCATACGGCTCAAAGATGGTCATATAGAAGCAGACCAGCCTAACCCTGAAACGGCTCTTATTGAAAATAGCCCTTAA
- a CDS encoding glycosyl transferase has translation MDLSIVIPLFNEEESLIPLFEWISRVMEKTNLSYEVIFVDDGSRDSSWAKIKELAKTHASVRGIRFRRNFGKSAALNEGFKAASGEVVITMDADMQDSPDEIPALYQMIRSEGYDMVSGWKRKRHDPLSKTIPSRFFNYVTRLVTGIPLHDFNCGLKAYKKEVVKSVEIYGEMHRFIPVMVHKAGFDRIGEKVVQHQERKFGKTKFGLERFINGFLDLLSILFVTRFGKRPMHLFGTIGILSFLIGGIITVWLIAEKQYRIYYHMKIRDVVDQPLFYLALLAVAVGVQLFLAGFLAELVSRSAPDRNRYEIAERLGLPYDFGA, from the coding sequence ATGGACCTTTCAATCGTCATACCTCTCTTCAATGAAGAAGAATCGCTGATCCCCCTGTTTGAGTGGATTAGTCGCGTCATGGAAAAAACGAATCTGAGCTATGAGGTCATATTTGTAGACGATGGCAGCCGCGACAGTTCATGGGCAAAAATTAAAGAGCTGGCGAAAACGCATGCTTCTGTCCGCGGCATACGGTTTCGCAGAAACTTTGGCAAGTCAGCTGCGCTCAATGAAGGATTCAAAGCAGCCTCCGGTGAGGTGGTAATTACCATGGATGCGGATATGCAGGATAGTCCTGATGAGATTCCTGCTCTCTATCAGATGATCCGATCAGAAGGCTATGACATGGTTTCGGGCTGGAAACGCAAACGCCACGACCCGCTCTCCAAAACCATCCCTTCCCGGTTTTTTAATTATGTAACCCGACTGGTGACGGGCATTCCTTTGCACGACTTTAACTGTGGCCTGAAGGCTTACAAAAAGGAAGTAGTCAAAAGTGTGGAGATATACGGAGAGATGCACCGCTTCATACCGGTGATGGTGCATAAGGCCGGCTTTGACCGCATAGGTGAAAAGGTAGTGCAGCACCAGGAAAGAAAGTTTGGAAAGACCAAGTTCGGACTGGAGCGTTTCATCAATGGTTTTCTGGATTTGCTATCTATTCTTTTTGTTACACGGTTTGGCAAACGCCCCATGCACCTTTTTGGCACCATCGGCATCCTTTCATTTTTGATCGGAGGCATCATCACCGTGTGGCTGATAGCCGAAAAGCAATACCGTATTTATTATCACATGAAGATACGCGATGTGGTAGATCAGCCGCTTTTCTACCTTGCCCTTCTTGCCGTTGCAGTAGGAGTACAACTGTTTTTGGCCGGCTTTCTGGCGGAACTTGTTTCGCGTTCAGCCCCCGATCGCAACCGCTATGAAATTGCCGAACGTCTGGGTCTTCCTTACGATTTCGGAGCGTGA
- a CDS encoding ABC transporter permease: protein MKAIWILTKKELVTFFDSLTAYVLLVIFLGLSGFFTWISGSDIFLIGQVTLQPFFSVAYWTLFFFIPALTMRMLAEENRTGTIELLQTKAITDWQIVIGKSLACLLLIAIALIFTLPYYITLTQLGDVDHGAVLCGYLGLILMSCSYIGIGMLASSITSNQIVAFLVSLLIGVFFLIIFDVLSSGSLGVMADIFHYLSISNHFESISRGVIDTKDVVYFLLIALAGLVLAEFVLAKRNIIS from the coding sequence ATGAAGGCAATCTGGATATTGACTAAAAAAGAGCTGGTCACATTTTTTGATTCCCTGACGGCCTACGTATTGCTGGTAATCTTTCTGGGGCTCAGCGGTTTCTTCACGTGGATATCCGGCAGCGATATATTTCTCATTGGCCAGGTAACCTTGCAGCCGTTTTTTTCTGTGGCCTACTGGACACTCTTTTTTTTCATCCCGGCCCTGACTATGCGCATGCTTGCTGAGGAAAACCGCACCGGCACCATTGAACTGCTTCAAACCAAAGCCATCACCGACTGGCAGATTGTAATAGGCAAATCATTGGCGTGTCTGCTGCTGATTGCTATTGCTTTGATATTTACCCTGCCTTATTATATTACGCTCACTCAGCTTGGCGATGTGGATCATGGAGCCGTGTTGTGTGGTTATCTCGGACTCATCCTCATGAGCTGCTCATATATCGGCATTGGTATGCTGGCCAGCAGCATAACCAGCAATCAGATAGTAGCTTTCCTTGTATCTCTGCTCATCGGTGTGTTTTTTCTGATCATTTTTGACGTGCTCTCATCAGGCTCGTTGGGTGTGATGGCCGATATATTCCACTATCTGAGCATTTCCAACCATTTTGAATCCATATCCAGGGGAGTGATTGATACCAAAGATGTGGTGTACTTTCTGCTTATTGCGCTGGCTGGGCTGGTGCTGGCAGAATTTGTTCTTGCAAAAAGAAATATTATCAGCTGA